The uncultured Trichococcus sp. DNA segment ATGGTGCCTATGATTGTAATGGAGTCCATATTTTTACCTCCCCTATTGAAATGTTATCGTCCAAAAGCTATTTCCCTTTTGTCGCAGCAGCGATGTAGACAATGGCCAAAATGGAAAAAATGTAGGCTTGGATGGTGCCGGTAAGCAATCCCAGCAGTTGGATGACTGCCGGGAAAAACAACGGGATGACTCCCAACAAAATTGCAATGATGATGCTCGAACTCATCACATTGCCGTAGAGCCGGACAGCCAAAGAAATGATGCGGGAAAATTCACCGATTATGTTGAACGGAAGCATAAGCACAGACGGTTTGGCATATTCCTTCAAATAATCTCTCACTCCTCGACTGGCTATCCCATAGGCCGGAATGGCAAAAAAGACGCATAAGGCGAGGGCGATGGTTGTATTCAAAGAACCCGTCGGCGAAATGAATCCCGGTATGATCGACAGGATATTGGCGGCAAAAATAAAGATGAACAAGGTTCCGATAAACGGAAGATAGCTACTGGAATCTTGTTGGCTGATTTCCTTTATCTGTTTATCAATAATAGTCAATAAAGCTTCGGAAACATTTTGAATTTTGGACAGTTCTCCTTTCTTTCTGATGCTCCTTCTGACAAGGAGCGTAATTATGAGCAGAACCGCTAGTGTTATCCAAGTGTAAACCAATGTCGCTGTGATCCTTACGAAATGCCATTCAAAATAAACGATGTCACTTGGATCGATTGACATTTCATCACCCCTCTTGACTCGTTTCTTCAGGCCCTTCCTGTTGGCCCTTCACTTTCGACACGATAAGAAACCTTCCGACAAGGATACCCAACAGAGCCAACGGCAAGTTAAGGTAACTCCCGTCTTTCAGCAAGTATAATCCTCCAAATAAAATACCTAGCCTCAGCATTAAGCTTCCCAACATCAACACTGCGGGGTATCTCACTCTGACAAGCAGCCTCACGGTCAGCAATAACCCTCCAAAGAAGAGCACTCCGAGAAACATCCCACCCAAAAAAGCGATTGCCATAGCTTTCACCCCCTATTCCCCCATACTTTTCTTCTTAATCCATACCCAGGCATTTATGCAGCCGATAATCACTCCGGCAAACAAAAGGGTCAGTGTCCAAGAATATTCCGGATTGTAAGTATCATCCAAATAGATCCCTAGCGCAATGCCCATCAACACAGGGATAGCAATCGACCATCCCACCACACCGAAAGTCCCTATGCCAAAAAGAATGTCTTTCCCTTCCTTCTGCGTTTTCAGCTTCTTTTCGGAATCCGCCTTCACTTTGTCAATCAGTTCTTTTTCTGGAGATGGTTCTCTCTCTGCCATGACGGGATTCCTCCTCAATCCGATTCCAAAAACAGCCTCACCGTATCCGCTTCCATTTTGTTGAGCACTTCGTTCATTCGTCTCTCATTCTCATCCTGAGTCCTGAAACTGGCAGCGACCGTAGCTCCTAGCGTCTCAAGCGAGGTCCCCCTGATAGCCTGCAGGCAAGCCACAGATACGACATCTCCCTGTTTGACCAAAATCCCTTGATTGATCGCATAATAAACGACCTGCCCTTCAAAAAAGACACTCAGGATTCCCGGACTCAGACTGGAAACAAAATCGATATGCTTGGGCAACAATTGGAATGACCCTTCCGTACCCGGGGCTGTTATCTTATCCGCCTCTTGCTCCAACAGTGTCTTGCTTGGGAGAATGATCCTGATCCTCATTTCCCTTCCTCCCTCTTTCTTTCGTCCGCCTCGCTGATGTTGCCGATCATGTACAAATCCCCTTCCTTATGGTTCGTATACTCATCATTCAGTATACGCTCAAATCCGTCCAGGGCATCCTCAAGCGCCACAAATTTGCCCTCCATCCCCGTGAAATGTTCGGTGGTGAAGAATGGCTGGGTCAAGAAGCGTTCCAGCCGCCTTGCTCTATATACAGTCTCCCGATCGTTTTTGGACAGTTCCTCGATGCCCAGCATGGCAATGATGTCCTTCAGCTCTTCATAGACAAACAGATTTCTTCTGATTTCTTTAGCGATCCGATAATGCCTTTCACCTACTATGCTCTTATTCAGCAACTTGGATGAAGAGTTCAGAGGATCAATGGCCGGAAAAATCCTTCGCTGGCCTTTTTCCTCGACAACACTACCGAAGCCGATAGGTGGGAGAACGTGTGCGTTGCCGATGGATCCGTAAAATCATCGGCGGGGACATATACCGCCTGGACAGAAGTGATGGATCCTGCAGTCGTATTCGATATCCGCTCCTCAAGTTCCGAGAGCTCGCTCGCCAAAGTAGGTTGATAGCCCACCCGTGAAGGCATCTTCCCGATCAATCCTGAAACCTCGGAACCTGCCTGTATGAACCGAAAAATATTATCGATCAACAACAGAATATCCGTCTTCTCGGTGTCCCTTAAATATTCAGCCATCGTAAGAGCCGCATGCCCCACTCGGAACCGCGCTCCCGGAGGTTCGTTCATCTGCGCGAAGATCAACACGGTTTTTTCCAATACGCCCGCATCCTTTATTTCGCGGTATAACTCTTCTGCTTCCCTAGAACGTTCCCCGATACCGCAGAAGATGCTGTATCCCCCAGACTTGCTTGCCGTGTTGTTGATCAGCTCCGTTATGAGCACTGACTTGCCCACTCCAGCGCCGCCGAACAGTCCCGCTTTTTCTCCCTTGCCCAGCGGAATCATCACATCTATCGCTTTGATGCCCGTCAGAAAGAGTTCATCGCTGGAGATTCTTCGGGAAAACGGGAGCGGCCTTTGGTGTATCGATCTCCGGATGATGTTTTTTAAGGGTGGACTTTCATCCAGCTGATTACCGAACACATCAAACATCTTCCCTAGTGTTTCTTTCCCTACAGGGACTTGTATAGGCAAACCGGTATCCATGATGACGGCCTTTCTGGCTATTCCGGCAGTGAACGTAAGGGCAATGGCTCTTATAGTTTGCTGGTCGATGTAGGAACTTACTTCGAAGATCATTTCCCCGTTATCTCCAGCAATCAGCATATTGTTTATGGACGGCAACTTCTGTTTGAATACCGCTTCGATAACACTGCCGCGGATGGCTTTTACATAGCCCAAATTCATTTCATCCATGATTGCCTGCCTCCTTTCCCGCCTACCCAAACGTCGGAAAATGTTCGTCTTTCCCAACAGCTTCACTGATTGCGCCTGGTGCAAACTCACTCTTACCCTGTACCTTGATTGTATAACAAAAAGGCGTTAAGGTAAAACGCTTACATTTATATACCAGGTACTCTAACCTTTGCGATTTGGTTTCCGTCGGCCAAAACAGCAAAAAATAATGCCGGAACAGGGATGGGCTTCACAACCCTGTTCCGGCATCTATTGCTGATTTCGTTGCTGGCGGCCCTTCGAATCCGGTCAATAAACCACGACTGGCGTGCCGACGGAATAGGTATTGTAAAGCGTTTGGACCGCATAGTAAGGGGTGTTGACGCAGCCGTGCGATCCCAAATACAGGTAAAGGTCGCCGCCGAAGCCTTGGGTTTGCCAAGAGGCATCATGCAAGCCGTAAGCATTCCCCAAAAACGGGATCCAATATTGGACAGGCGACTCATAATCTTCACCGATCAGCACGCTCGGCGATTCCTTGTACGGTTGGATCGCGAACAGCCCTCTTGGCGTAGGCATCGAAGGTCTTCCGGTGATGACCGGAGCATCGACGATCCGCTGGTTGCCGATGTAGGCCCAGACGCGCTGGTAGGCGATACTGATGATGATGTAACTGGAGCCGACATAATAGTTGGTGCCGGCGTTCGTCCGGAAGATGCCCTCCTGGACAGTCCAATCGGGTCCCGTAGGATAGGTCGGGACAGGCGGTGCAACTGGAGCGGGCGGCGGTTTCGGTACGTATTTCATGAAGGCGAAAGCCGTTTTTCCCGGTGCTTGCCCATCTTTTTGGGCCAATTGCATCTGGACGGCGCTGACGTCATAGTCGTAGCCTTGTGTTCCTGCCGTTTCGCCATTTTTGGCCCAATCCAACCAGCCCACTCCCGGTACGTGGACCTGGTAATAGATATCATAGTGTGCAGCCAATTCATCCGTCAATTGCATTTCGATCCGCTCGATGCGTTGCCCCGTACCGGGCAGTCCGGCTTCCAATCCGTCCTGCGTCCACTCGAGCCAGCCGCTTTCACTTGTGGCGGCGCGGTAGGAGACCGATCCCGGATAGGGTTGGGACTCCAATTTTGCCTGCAAGCCTTCAAGAGATTGCGAGGAATCCGGGGAGCCGCTTTGCGCCGGATTGAGGACAGGCTCCTGCCAGCCCGAAGCGGTCAGGTAGCTGCCGTAGGACAAAACAGGATCGGTCCGTTTGATGAAGCTCTGTTCACGTTTGCCTGCAAAGGCCTGTTCCTTGTTCAGCAGAACGATTTCGACCCCTTCGATCGGATAGCGGAAACCTTCCGTTCCGGCTGTTTCGCCGTTTCCGGCCCAGTCGAGCCATCCGAAGCGGCTCGTTTGGACCCGGTAATAAAGATCGTATTGAGCGTCCAAAGTACCCGTAAGCTTGAATTGCAAAGCTTCGATCGCTTCACCAGCCCCCGTTGTCCCGGATGTCCCGCCGTTTTTTGCATAGCCTGACCAACCGCTGTCCTGCCTGTAGGTCCGATAGGAAATGCTGCCCGCTTCAACCAAATGGGTCAGGCGCACCTGGATGGCTTCGATCGGCAAATCCGCCCCGCCGCTGATCGCGCCTTCCTGGACTTCGGACTGCCAGCCGCTGTCCTGAACGTAAGTCGCATAAACTAATTCAGTGTTGCCGGCCATTGGCGTTGAAGGCTGGCTATCAAGCGTCCTTGATAGGGCAACAACGCTTCTTGTCTGTAACGTGACATGAGCCTTGCCTTTTTCGGCAAGTGTCCCCTCTATATTTATTTGCGCCGGATGGTAAAGGTCCAGCAAACTTTGTTGGACAACAGCACCTTTCTCCATCGAATATGCTGGAGCCGCGATGCGTGCAGGGGCTAATCCGGCAAAAATAAACAACGCCAACAGAATAAACAAAATATTCCTTCTCATGGTAATCCCTCCCGACAGGATTGTACCGTAAGCGACAGATAACGGAGCGCCCATCCGTAATCGCTCCCTTTTCTACATTATACCAAACAATACCCCGTTAAAAAAAATACAAGCGGGCCAAAGACCCGGATAACTACAAAAAGTTCAGGGCCGCTTCAAAATGAAGCGACCCCAAACTTGTTCTAAGTCATTCTACTGTTCTCTTTTCCGGAAAGCCAGCACCATCCCGATCTGGAAATAGCTGTAGTCGTCCCCCAGCTTTTCCTTGAGGGGTTTCAGATGCTGAGCGTCGGCTTCCTCGATCGCTCTGGCGATGGCCTCCGTCTGCTCATCCGTGACGAAATCCGCCAAACGCATTTCGTAGGCCGACAACTCAGCCAAATGGCGGAAATGGTTTTCGATGGTCATCCGCGCCAATCCTCGGATGGCGATGATTTCTTCGACCGTCTTGCCTTCCTGGTACAGGCGATAGGTTTCCTCAAAGGTGGTGCCGGTGTAATTTTTCGGAGCCGGTTTCGGGCGTTTTTCCGCGGTTTCCGGACTGCCTTCCTGCTCTTTCTGTTCCAGCCGTTTCTGCTGCAGAATCGATTCGGCAGCAGGGAACTCCTTCAGATAATCGGAAATGACGCCCATGAACACTTCTCCGTAGCGCTCCAGCTTCGTTTCGCCGACACCGGACAGGCGAAGGAAGCCGTCATCAGCTGTCGGAAAGTTGCGGGCCATCTCATGCAGCGTGCTGTCGGAAAAGACGATATAGGAAGGGATCCCATGCTCGTTCGCCATTTCCGTGCGCAAGCTGCGCAACCGGTCGAACAGCTCGGTATCGTACAAGCCGCCTCCGCTCTGTTTGGCGGTGCCCTTGCCGGTCTCGACCGCATAGGACATCCCGACTTTTTTACCTTCCTTGAGGATTTCCAACGCTTTAGCGGTGACTTGGATCAACGGATACTGATCGCCTGTCACCTGCAGGTATTCATCCGCAATCAAAACACCGATCATTTCGCGGATTTCCCCATCATTATAGGCGCTCATCAGTCCGTAGGTCTTGAGCTTATCCAGCCCGAAATCGGTGATTCCCTTCTGTTTGCTGCCCGTCAGGATGCCGATGATTTTCTGGACGCCGTAACGTCCGCGCACCCGCACGACGCAGGACAGGATTTTTTGGGCTTCTTCGGTGATGTCTATCTGTTCTGTGCGGCGCAGACAATTGGAGCAGTGTTGGCAATCAAGCTCTGCTGTCGTTTCGCCGAAATATTCCAGGATGTAACGGCGCAGGCATTGGTTCGTGTAACAGTAATTGATCATCTTATTCAATTTATTGGTCGCTTCGCTGTCGTTCGTCTTGCTGTTCAGCAACTGATTGATGATGATGTCCTGCGTCGAAAACAGTAGGATGACGCGGGCTTCCTCTCCGTCACGTCCCGCCCTTCCGGCTTCCTGATAATAACTTTCGATGTTTTTGGGCATGTTGTAGTGGTAAACGGTCCGCACATTGCTTTTGTCGATCCCCATGCCGAAAGCATTCGTAGCGACCATGATCGGTTTGCGGTCGAACAGGAAATCATCCTGGTTCCGCTGGCGCTCGTGTTCCGGCAGCCCTGCATGGTAAAGCGTCACGGCAAAGCCTTTTTGTTCCAATTTCTTCTGGACCGATTCCACATTTTTTCTGGTCGAACAATAGATGATGCTCGCTTCCTTCGGGTTGAGGTCCTTCACGAGGAACTTGAACTTGTCGGCGGGCTTTTCCACGCTGAAGGCCAAATTGCTGCGGTCGAAACCGGTCACCAACCGGAACGGATTCTGCAGGCGCAACTGGATCAGGATATCGTCCTGGACCGGTTCGGTGGCCGTGGCGGTGAAGGCGGCAACCCGCGGCCGTCTGTCGAACAGATCGTACAGACGGGCCACGCCTTGGTAGGAAGGACGGAAATCGCTGCCCCATTGCGAGATACAGTGGGCCTCATCGACCACCAGCAACGGCACCTTCACAAAGCGCAAAGCATTCATGAAAGATTCGTTGTCTATCCGTTCCGGCGCGATGTAGAGCAGTTTGAGCTGTCCGGAGCGCATGTCATCCATCAGTTGCAGAAACTCTTCTCTGGAGAGCGTGCTGTTCAGGTACGCCGCGGCAATCCCCATTTCCCGCAGGCTGTCCACCTGATCCTTCATCAAGGATACGAGCGGGGATACGACGATCGTCATGCCGTCCAGCAGCAACGCCGGCAGTTGGTAACAGAGCGACTTCCCTCCGCTCGTCGGCATGATCCCGAGCACGTCTTCCCCCTGCAAGATGTTTGTGATCAATTCCTCTTGGCCTTCCCGGAAGCTGTCATATCCGAAATATTTTTTTAGCGTCGCGTACAGCAATTCTTTATTCTCCACTTACATCCATCCTTATTTGTTTATCTTTTCTAATTGACCGAATATTCCTGAACGGTCTTGCCTTCGCCAGGAAGCAACGGCAAACCGTCAGAAATGACTTCTCCATCATATCACATCCGCGGTCTCTTTTTCTCGCACAAATAATGTTGCAGCTCTGTCCGATCGAATCCCTTACTTATTAAATATGCAGATTATCCGCCTTATGTTTTGACGTGTGGTATATAATTGTAGGGTGAACACGTCATGACTTACAGGAGTGAGAAATATGGAACAGGAATTATCAAATGAACTATTTATCTGCGGGGGGTGCAATGCGAAGATCGGACCCGGCGTGTTGGGCGACCTGCTCAGCCAGTTTCCGAAACAGGAGAACCCGAATTTTTTGGTCGGATTCGACTCATCCGATGATGCCGCGGTATTCCGCATAGACGATCAGACGGCCATGATCCAGACGTTGGACTTCTTTCCCGCGATGGTCGCGGATGCCACGCTTTTCGGGGAAATCGCCGCCGCCAACGCTTTGAGCGATGTATTTGCGATGGGCGGCGAAGTGTTGACGGCCATGAACATCGTCTGCTGGCCCGAAACAAAAAGCACCGATACGCTTGGGAAAATTTTGGCTGGCGGCTTCAAGAAAGTCCAGGAGGCAGGCGGCGTGCTGGTCGGTGGGCATTCGATCCACGACCCCCAGCCCAAATACGGTCTGTCGGTATTGGGCAGAGTCCATCCCGATCGGATCTACCGGAATGACACGTGCATCCCAGGCGATGTCCTGCTGCTGACGAAACCATTGGGAACAGGCATCATCACGACGGCCTACAGCGCCGGGGAAATGGCGCAGGAAGCCTTCAACCAGGCGGTCGTCTCGATGACGACACTGAACCGTTATGCGGCGGAAGTACTGAAAAAGTACACCGTCCACAGCTGTACGGATATCACCGGCTTCGGCCTGTTGGGGCACCTTTCGGAAATGGTCAGCGACCGCTGTTCCGCGACGGTCTACGCCGACAGCGTACCTTGCCTGAGCGGAGCCTATCAGGGAGCCCAGGAATTCCTGATCACAGCCGGCGGACAGCGCAACCGGAACCACCTGGAAGCCGATGTGGACTTCCAGATAGATGACTATGCCTTGGAGGAAATCCTTTTCGATCCGCAGACATCCGGCGGCCTGCTGGTGAGCGTCCCTGTCGAAGAGGCGGCCGCTCTGCTTGCAGAAATCGAGGCTTTGGGCTTGCCCTGCGGCATCATCGGCGAAGTGACCGAAAAGGACACCAAGAGGCTCACGGTGGTCCGTTGAACAACACATCAAAAAATATGACTTAACCAGGAGGAAAATAGCATGAAAAAAATAGATGCAACCGGACAAGCTTGTCCGATGCCGGTCATTTTGACCAAACGGGCTTTGAAGGAGAGTAAAGGGGAAACGGTACTCATCAGCGTGGACAATGAGATTGCGACGCAGAACCTTGCCAAGATGGCAGAACAACTGAAACTTTCCGTCCAGGTCGAAAAGATCAACGACTCCCTTTATGAAGTAAAGCTTTCAGATCCGAACGCCGGTAAAGAACCACATGCCGCTGAACACACTGTGCTTCCGGAGCAAGCCGCCGACACAGTCGCATCATCCGGAGCAAGTTATGTCGTCGTATTGAACAGCGACTGCATCGGCAACGGCAGCGAGGAATTGGGCCGTACGCTGATGAAAGGCTTCCTCTTTTCCTTGACGGAGCAGGATGTTCTGCCCGAAAAAGTGCTCTGCTACAATGCCGGCGCGCTGCTGACGACGGAAGGATCGGCCGTGTTGGACGACCTCAAAGCGCTGGAGGAAGACGGTGTCGAGGTCCTGACTTGCGGCATCTGCGGGGAATTCTATGGCGTGAAGGACAAATTGGCGGTCGGCACCTTTACGAATATGTACCGCATCGTTGAAATCCTGCGCACCGCCAAGACCGTATCGCCATGATCGACCGCAAACACTACGGCATCGTCGCGTTTCCGACGTCCCAGGCCGCGGCAGCCGCCGAAGCTGTTGTATTGGCTGCCGGGCGGGAATGCCGGCTGATCCCCATGCCGGAGCAGATTTCGGCCGGATGCGGCCTGGTGCTGCAGACGCATCTCGACGAACTGAAAGCTGTCCGCCTGTTGCTGTCGGAGCACGCCATTTCCAACGAGGGCTGCTACGAAGTGCATTTTGAGAACCGGAAAAAATCCGTGGAGGTCTGGCATGACTGAACTTTATTATTTCGACAACAGTGCAACCACGCTGAAGAAGCCTGCTGCGGTGGCTGAAGCTGTCTATCACGCCATCGCCGACGGGCAGCTGGGCAACCCGGCACGCGGCAGCCATACCGCTTCCCTGAACGCTTTGCGGTTGACGGAGATGCTGCGCCAGAAAACGGCGGCCCTGTTCGGCGTGCCGGATACGGCAAACATCGCTTTTACGGCCAACGCAACCGCATCGCTGAACATGGTCTTGAAGGGTTTGCTGAAGCCGGCGGACCACATCATCACGACAGTAACGGAGCACAACGCCGTCCTGCGTCCGCTTTACCAACTCGAGGAACTGGGCACTGCCCTATCCTTTGTCGGCGTTGATGAACTTGGGACGCTACTTTACGCCGATTTCGAGCGCCTGTTGCGACCCGATACCCGTGCAGTCGTGGTCAACCATGCTTCGAATGTCACCGGCAATGCAGTGGATCTGGAACGGATCGGCAGCTTCTGCCGGGAGCACGATCTGCTGTTCATCGTCGACGCTTCCCAGAGCGCAGGCGTCCTCGCCATCGACATGGTGCAGCAGCACATCGATGTCCTCTGTTTCACCGGCCACAAAGGACTCTACGGCCCGCAAGGAACGGGCGGTATCTGCCTCGGCGACAGACCCTTGGCGTTCGTGCCGGTGTTCACGGGCGGCAGCGGCTTCCATTCTTTCGATAAGCAATACCCTGCGCAGATGCCGACCCTGTTCGAGGCCGGCACACAAAATGTCCATGGCTTGGCGGGCCTTTCCGCCGGTGTGGATTACATCGAGCAAAAAGGATTGGCAGCGATCACTTGCCAGTTGCAGGAACTGACTTTCCGCTTCCATGACCAGATCAAGGACATCCCGGGAATCACCATCTACGGCAGCTTCGCTGAAACCGTGGAGCGCGCACCGGTAGTCTCGTTGAATCTGGAAGGCTGGTCCTCCGGCGACCTCAGCGATGCGCTTTTCATGGACTACGCAATCGCTGTGCGTCCCGGCGCCCATTGCGCGCCGCTCATCCATCAAGCTTTCGGGACAGAAAAAACCGGCATGGTCCGCTTCAGCTTCTCCAGCTTCAATACGGCGGAGGAAGTCGACTACGCAGCTAAAGCGCTTTGGACTTTGGCGAAAGAAGGATAAAAATCATAAGTTGTCCGATAACCGGGAAGAATCGGACTTCCGGACTGCGAATGGGCTGCGCGTTGTCCGATAACCGGGAAGAATCGGACAACCAGCGTGCGAATGTTCTGCGCCTTGTCCGATAACCGGAAAGAATCGGACAACCAGAGCACGAATGTTCTTCGCGTTGTCCGATAACCGGAAAGAATCGGACAACCAGCGTGCGAATGTTCTTCGCGTTGTCCGATAACCGGGAAGAATCGGACAACCAGAGCACGAATGTTCTTCGCGTTGTCCGATAACCGGAAAGAATCGGACAACCAGAGCACGAATGTTCTTCGCGTTGTCCGATAACCGGGAAGAATCGGACAACCAGAGCACGAGCGGCTTAATATAGCGAGTATCTTTTTGTAAAACAACAAAAACAGAGCAGCCACCCGCTGAATCATCAGGGGCAGCTGCTCTGTTTTGTTTTTTTGATCAATCGTTCCTTTGCTTCATCCATTCCAGAATGGCTTCGGCCGTTGCTGCGGCGTCTTCGTTCCGGAAGATGGCGGCAAATTCCTTTTTATTGAAGTTGTAGCGGGGATCATAGTATTTCACCAACAGATCCGCGATGACCGCGTCGAAATCCTGCTGGCGCACCTGTTCCTTGTAGCCCTCGACACGCGCCTCGTTCAGATACGGTTTCAAGCGGTCAAGCGCTGCGAGAAGCTCTGTTTCATTGCTGTGGAGATAATCCTTTTTGATCTGTCCGATCCGGTAATCCAATGAAGCATCGATGTTCAGGTTTAGGCCTTTCTGCATCGCCTCAATCAAAGAAGGCGGCAATACAGCCTGTCCGATCCGTTTGCTTTCGCCTTCGGTAAAGACGATCAACGGCTCCTTCCAGCTAGCGGCGCTCTCGACCAACAGACTTTCGAACATTTTTTGGTTGTGCGGCTGTTTCTTCTTAAGGCCGACACCTCCGAAGACGGACCCCCTGTTGTTGGCGCAGGCCTCCAGATCAAGTACATTGGCTCCACGCTTCTTCAGTTCCTCCAGGATGGCTGTTTTCCCGGTCCCGGTATTGCCGTAGAGAGTCACAAACTGGACCTTTTCGAACAATACAGGGATCAGCTTATTGATCGTGCTGCGGTAGTTTTTGTAGCCGCCTTCCATCCGATAGACATTCATCCCCAAAGATTTGAGCAAGGAAAAAATCGAATTGCTGCGGAATCCTCCCCTGCTGCAGAAGATAACGACTTGGTCGTAGGCTTTCGTATATTCCTGGAAAAGGCTGAACATTTCCGGTAATCTTGGGGAAATAGTTTGGATACCGTGGCTTTTAGCATCGTCGATCTTGCCGGCAACATAAAGCGTC contains these protein-coding regions:
- a CDS encoding aminotransferase class V-fold PLP-dependent enzyme; translated protein: MTELYYFDNSATTLKKPAAVAEAVYHAIADGQLGNPARGSHTASLNALRLTEMLRQKTAALFGVPDTANIAFTANATASLNMVLKGLLKPADHIITTVTEHNAVLRPLYQLEELGTALSFVGVDELGTLLYADFERLLRPDTRAVVVNHASNVTGNAVDLERIGSFCREHDLLFIVDASQSAGVLAIDMVQQHIDVLCFTGHKGLYGPQGTGGICLGDRPLAFVPVFTGGSGFHSFDKQYPAQMPTLFEAGTQNVHGLAGLSAGVDYIEQKGLAAITCQLQELTFRFHDQIKDIPGITIYGSFAETVERAPVVSLNLEGWSSGDLSDALFMDYAIAVRPGAHCAPLIHQAFGTEKTGMVRFSFSSFNTAEEVDYAAKALWTLAKEG
- the mnmH gene encoding tRNA 2-selenouridine(34) synthase MnmH — its product is MKPVATYEEIEQQRGDKSILYVDVRSPSEYAKSTIPGAVNVPVLDDEDRKIVGTLYVAGKIDDAKSHGIQTISPRLPEMFSLFQEYTKAYDQVVIFCSRGGFRSNSIFSLLKSLGMNVYRMEGGYKNYRSTINKLIPVLFEKVQFVTLYGNTGTGKTAILEELKKRGANVLDLEACANNRGSVFGGVGLKKKQPHNQKMFESLLVESAASWKEPLIVFTEGESKRIGQAVLPPSLIEAMQKGLNLNIDASLDYRIGQIKKDYLHSNETELLAALDRLKPYLNEARVEGYKEQVRQQDFDAVIADLLVKYYDPRYNFNKKEFAAIFRNEDAAATAEAILEWMKQRND